Within the Scleropages formosus chromosome 8, fSclFor1.1, whole genome shotgun sequence genome, the region ttggcttcaggctaagcccggccaggccccgtgggtatagacctggccaccaggcgctcgcatgcgagcccccccagggctggctccagggtggggccccggtgaccccataccgggcggggtgaacgagatccttgatttaatagtcataaggggattttgaactgcgctttgtctcgtctgtcacccaggacctgtttgccttgggagaccctaccaggggcatatagccccaggcaacatagctcctgagatcattcaggcactcaaacccctccacctcggtaaggtggcggttcgcagAGGGGTCTCTCAGACTAATCATTTTTATATCATCCATAGCTTCATACagcattacaaaaataaataaccatggCAGGTACAAGtggcaacaaaaaataaacgtgttccatattttcagtgtagacactgtgcaaaaaacaaacaatttggATTATGAGGTAAAAACTTATACTttaatggtaacatatagacaGTACACGGATACGAAGAGTTATTGCTTTTCCAGTAGTGACACACTAGCcatttgcatttgaaatacAAATTAGATAATTAAGtacacataaaaaataaattaagacaaaaaaataagacagacaCTGATGCCCATTTCTCAAATGGTTCAAGTAGCCACTAAAAGGAATGTGAGTGGTGTATCTCAAAGACAGCTAACTTTCTAATACTGTATGTAGAATTACTGAAAAGGTGTTCCCAGAAAGCAATGCATTATAGCACAAtttcaatttcacacacacacacacacacattttcagaaccgcttgtcccatacggggtcacggggaaccggagcctacccggtaacactgggcgtagggccggagggggaggggacacacccaggacgggacgccagtccgtcacaaggtaccccaagtgggactcgaaccccagacccactggagagcaggactgcggtccaacccactgcgccaccgcaccccccatcaatTTCAATTTCACTTCTTAACAAAATATTCCCATAATACcttatgtacagtacaatggCAAATAAAGTGTCTTAAGAAACGTAAACCTGTTTCCATGTCTGTATTGGCAAATCTTTTCAGGTAACCAAATCATTGCTCCACTCGTAAATATCTTTTTCATAAACATCAAGTAAAACTACATGGAATCATCTCAGGTCAATAatacagcagaaaaatattaagACCATTACCATAATAATTGCTTTAGAATATCAAAAAGTAATTAAACCATTGAGAACTAATACATAATTTAGCCATTCCCCATAAAACTTTTCACTCGACCAAGGACAGACCAAAAATACCACTCCCAATTGAGACAAATTGTGAGAAAACTAGGACTTGTACAATGTGTACACCAGACAGAGGAAGCTCAAACTTTGCCAAAGAGGCATCTAGGAGAACCCAGCCTTCAGCTTCAAGAGCACTCCAACAGTCAATGTCCTGCCCATGCGACAGATCTAGCCAATCAGCTTTTTAATGAAGACCGGCCTGGAGAAGGGCCAACAGTACTCATTGGGCACGGTGCCATTGACATTGCACTCAAAGAAAGAGAACATGGGGAACCAGATGCGAGCTCGGCGGCTCTGCTGATAGGCCCGTGTGTTAGCCAGTGTGTGATAGTACAGAAAGAGTCTGGTAGTGATGTAGAAAGCAATGAACACGTCAATGGAGTAGTGCTCATGGGCCGCCAGGATGAAGAAGATACCAAACAAGTTCAGAACCCAAGACAAGGTATGTACAAAATTCCAGGTCCTTGGAGTATCTAGTGAGAGATAAAAACAAGGATGATGATAAGAGACAGCGATAAGGGAAGCATGTGCGACCATGGCAGCATATGTACGCACACCTGCATCTATCTGTGAATAGGTTGCTCTTCTACAACTTATTTTTCCAGCTCCACACCAGGCCATGAGGTGGCAGCAAAGGGGCACAATCAAACACCAGAATGTATTTTGAATGGCACAACCTCTGCCTAACTTACAATTAGTTACTCAATTATACCTGCCGGGCAttgctttttccccccagagcaattcaggataaatacatTGCTCACGGGTATCACAGCTGGAGGTCAGACTCAAACCTTTGACGtgtgggtcaaaaggcagcagctctaaccactttgttaccagctgccccacttgAGGTGGTGTGTGCATTGAGGAACAATGCAAAGATGTAGCACACAGAGATTTATCTTTATGCAGGAGCAGAGGGAAAACAGACATGCACCAGCCAGAACTTGCTGCAGGAGACACTTTGACCTGGCTGCTTCAGTAAACGGTCAGTTACTTGACTGCCCTAAGTAAACACACCACATTCTGCACTTACATTCAGTCACAAAGAAGTTCAGCATGGTGAGGCACACAGTGTGCCCGCTGAACATGTAGTCTCCGCAGGTCTGCACCCCGGTCAGGGTCATTCCCAAGCCGCTCCAGATGGCCAGTGCACGCTGGAGCTTGGCCCACACATCCCCGTACATCTGAaagagaggaaggggggggttgCTCAAACCTCTGCTCAGATCCCAACTCCACCTTTCTTTTTGCTGGCTCAGCAGAGAGAGTGTGGAACATGCAACAGACTTATGGCTTTTAAATCAGGGTCACAGACGGACAAAGACCACAATGCAAGATCACCCACAACCATGTCTAACTGGGTAAAAACAAGGCCAACATGACACTAGACTTTCACAGTCTAGCAACAGGAGTCTCCGTAACCTACAGGCAACGTGTGGGTTCATCCTGTTCAGACACATTGTTTCTATAAGGCAGCATCCTACCTTGCCCGAGCACTTCAGGTGCTGCCCCGGTACAGACAGGGAGGTGACGAACATGGTAACACAGCGAAGCAGGAACACGGTGCCCATGAGGCTGCAGAGACTCCGCAGCAGAATAGACCTAGAAAGAGAGCGATGTGGTTTTGAACCGCCTGCCAGTGACAGGTACTGAAAGTTAAGGGCTCAGCCTGGGTACATCACTGCATCTTTGGTAAAGCACACTACCTGTGTTTGTGGAGCAGGAGCACCAGCAGCCAGAATACACGGAATAATACGGTTGCCTTTAGGTCACGTTTGCACCACGATTTGTCACGAACTTCTGAAAGGTACGAAAGTGTTATGGGTCTCCAAGGCATTGAAAGGCATCACCCTGCAATCACGATCACAACTGTATCCACAACATAGCGAGAACATAACGTCACACTGATGGCTCCAGCAGGCCATGTCCAGCTGAGGGTTGGGATTGGGTGTTCTCTCTACTAAGGTTTGAATTCAATTCTATCAGCCATTGACCTGGTGACCCACTGACCCTACTTGGTAGAACCATTAAGCCCCCTCTATGGCGTAGCCTCTGGCACAGGGTTGTATACTGGAACCAGAGCATCAGTTGAGGCACAGGCCTGGACCGGTGCTTCCAGGTTGGAGTTAGGACAGTGGTGAAGGACCAGAAGATTACAGATCCTCTTTCCCATCCTCTAAAATGTCTCAGATGTTTGGCTGTAGCCTCAGTCTACAGGCTGTGTAAATCAGATAAAACTACCTCATAACCACTTAATTCACGTGAGAAACGAAAAGGTCCTCTGCTGGGCAAATTGACCAAGCCAAGCAACGGCATCCTCCGCTGCCCGCAGAACAGGATCAGGCCAATCCCAGTCAATCCCACTTTCTGTACAGTTCACGTTGCTTAACCAGGAGTATACAGCGTTGGTTTTATAATACATAACAAAGTGTCATTAAACCCCATAACCTCCAAAATAACCCTCACAACAGAACCACGCTGTGGGGTAAAGAATGTGTGAAACACAGCTATGTTCACCATAGCATTGGAACCCATCTGCGCACCATCAGAAAACACAGCTTACCCCTGAAAATGATACATTCCAGCTatcttaaaaatacaaactattTTCAGTGTAGCACTCAGACAACATATGACACTGGATAATGGCACACATGCAAGCGTGCAGTACCTATGTCAGGAAAGAGATGCTGGAGGCAGCAGAGAGACAACACTTACTGGTGCTCACTATCAGGTCTCCTCAGGGTGCAGCCTGTGACCCGTGTGCTGACTGGAGCTGCGGAAAGGCGTGGAGTTGGGTGTCCATACACACGGCGGACAGACACAGGGCTGGTGGCAGTGCAGCTCCTCCTGTTGTCTGCTGGGCTCATACGGGGGGCCATGGGACTGCTCCGCACAGCCCTGTTTGCCCGTGGAAACCTGATGCTCTGCTGCCCCTCTGTGGAAGAGGCAGAATCCTACAGACGTTCTACCGAACTGTCCCTGTGATCCGGTGTCAGCATCACCGGGTCTCCCTCAGGGTGAAGCGATGCCATCGCGTTGTCATAGTGTGGGGCAGTGACCGCCAAACAAGAGTAGAAGGGGAGAGAACGAGGGGAAGAAAAATGAGTCATGAATTCACTGTAATGGTGTCTTCCCTATGAAGGAGAACACGAGTATAATAGTGGGACATACCTTGTTAGGGGCATGTGGGGCATGGTTGCCAAGGAAGAAAATCATTTGCATATGGCTTTTACAAGCTTGTTGCCATGGTATTTTGATAAGACAATACAGACCTGCCTTACCTTGCAGATGGTCATTCCTTGCAGTTATGTTGCCGCTCAAACTCACTTCTCTTGTGCAGAATGCAGTCGGACTTTAagtttacatctattcatttagctgttgattttctccaaagtgacttacaatattaaacgACTTACTATTATTGACATTATTGCAACTCTACTGGAGGAAGTcggggtaagttccttgcttaagggtactaaagctTGAGGTGAGATCCAAACCagcaccctttgggtccaaaggcagcaacccaGGACAGTGGGACAGTGGCTGTCCCTGCCATCTCACATGttacatttttgctgaaattttttgGGTTCATGCTTTAGACATATGCTGAGCTGCAGTTTTTGACCCTGCTGGAGTTGATCTGTGATCTGGCCCAGGGAAGATTTAGCTCTGTCCTACAGAGCTTCACTGATCTTGGTGCCATCAGCTTCCTTCTCTTATAGTGCTTGTTATTGTCAGTCCTATGCTTAACCACTCTCCGTGGATAAATATggtcatatttaaatattttgtgtctCATGTACCTGTCTTGAAAGCATACGTGAATGATGTGTCCAATTTAAATGATATAACAGGAAAAGTAGCTACAATATGCCCGATACTGTGaccagaggaaaaaagtgaaaacaaacattccATGAAtcttgctttctttttattgaCTTATTTAAGCAGGAGTGAAAGCACATTGCATTCATTACACTGTGatcattttttattaacaaGTGCAATTCTTTCATTGCCCTTTAGCACGCATGGCAAATTTAGGTTGGCCTTCATTACCATTTTATATGTGCAGCTTTTCTCATTCACCAGCATCTTGCATCGTGGTGGCATCGAAACAACTGTTGGGATCCTGGGAGAAGAAGTTCCGCGATTATTACTttcaaacaacaaaaatcaGAATTACACTTTAAATTGCCAGTTTTGATCTTTGATATTTTCTGCAGATTTCCAGAAGGAAGGCAGGCTGCTTGATTGAGCAAGACAACAATAAGGAAAAAGTCATTTAGCTGAATTTGTATATAATGTATCGTACATGTTTGTGATAAAATCACAGAAGTGTATAAATGAGCACAGCAATTTTAATAAGAACAACGTCATTTACCATGAATAGCTATAAAACCATGGTTATGTGTACATAACCATTACGATGTCTGTAAATTTTGATCACATATATATGAGTATGGCAACAAAGTGAAACCATGGCAACTTACATTGTACAGCAGCTCATTGCCTCTGTGGAGCAGGAACAGTCAAGGCAGTTAGGAGTCACCCACTGCGAGCCAAACTTGTGCATCTTTCCTTCACTATCCAGGCAACCTGAACACACACCAGTGGAAGTTTTCACTATACACTGctctatatattattataatcttGACACTATTCCAATATGAGTTAATGCATCCCTTTTCAGCTGTTATAgaggttagagcaactgcctttggatgtgagagtcacaggtttaaatatcaccttcggctgtagtacccttgggcaagataCCTACTTTAAatcgttccagtaaaaatttccccaccatatgaatgggtaaatcactgtaaatagcttaacactggaagctgctttagagaaaagttaGAGATAAATTAATACATCGACTTTTCATTTCGTTTGAATTACTTTCCacgttttgcttttttatatcCTGTCCGCGCTGTTAGAAAGCAAttgtttgcatttccattttcattacatGTTTTTTGCATGCTTTTGCTCCAATAAATTCCTTGATTTCACATGAACTTCCaaacaactgggactggaagtctgtttgtaactctgtaaatccaaagtcacgtTTTCCACTATGTTGTATTCGacaaaagctgaataatacgGACATCCCTCTGTTTATCAATTAAGTTCTGCaaaaacctcagacaaagctataataaaaatgctgtaataatGTAACACTTGCATCTATCCATTACCGATAGCCGCTCATCCACTACAGGGTCAAAGTGGTCAATTGCATGATCGGAGCAGACGGCAAGAGGCTGGATACATTTGACGCAACGTGGATGTGGAGCCACTACATCACAGTATAACACTTGTTagcattttttattaactttaaattacattaaaattaaaatatatttgaagcTGCtgagcacggtggtgcagtgaatAGCATCGcgacctcacagtgcctgggtgatgtgaaagaacatgggtttcatccctgctcCACCTGTATGGGTGTCTCTAAACTGCCCAAGTGGTTATTGAATTTGGATGGATTTaaatttgctgaaaataaaaatgagtcatCTCCACAACCTCTAATTCAATGCTGCTAACTGATTCCAGGCATAAATATTGTACATCCAATAAGTTCTTCAACTTTAGGTTGCTTTCAACATTATCATCTACACAACAAATAAGagcttaataaaacagatgtacCTCAACTTGTTTGTGGAACAGGTTCTGCAAAAATCTTTGACATagctgtattaaataaaaataatttgttaaactttttaacattttattaacatacTAAGCTACTAAGCTTTACTAggatacattaaaattacacctaatttgaaatgattaaaaattgaattaaacCGTTATTGAATGCCAACTGTTGACTGATTCGTTCCACAAATGTGCAATGTCCCTCATTTTGACATTGATCATTGGCGCTTATGAATGCCAAACACAAGCCTTGAACACCATAAACACTGTAGAAGTGTGTGGAATGAATGTAGTCCCAAagtactgcttttattttttctattctATCTGGGTGCGTTTTCATGCCATGACAGCAGGATTAAACATGGATCATTTTAGCACTGAAACGGGCAAAATTTTTCTATAGTAAATAGcttggaagaaaagcatctgctcaatatTCATCTGttaaacatacataaatgtgaagaaaatgcaatgaaaaataaacaaatggggAATTATTCATTGATCTCAAAACCCATAATACACAAAAGCCATGTACAACTAAACGCTTTGAAAGTGTGCTGGTAGCTGTCATGATTGCACTCTTGTCTGGGACATTTCACTTGCTGTTGGTAAAAGAAGCTTTGAGAGATGCttcagtaacacacactcacacacatacacactcacacacacacactgtctgaaaccgctagtcccacgtggggagccggagcctaacccggcaacacacagggtgtaaggctggagggggagaggacacacccaggacgggacgccagtccattgcaaggcacccctagcaggacttgaaccccagacccatcagagagcaggacccactcaatcccactgcaccacctcaaaGGTTTTAACATGACATATCACAGATACAGCTGAAGAGCACAACATCACCTTCAGGTGGCTTTTTTGGGTCTTTGACTTCCAGGGGCTGAAGGAAGCACTGAGCGCTGCAAGCTACAGCCAGGGCCAGGAGAGCAAGGGCGATACGGAACACAGGAGCCTGAGAGCatgacaaagagacacacatgcacagataCCATACtatatgcacagacacacaaataaactgaaagaaCTTTGTATTTCACAATGCACCGGGTCAGATGCTTGGCTCATAGTAATTCAGCTCTTATTGGCTATACAGCTGCACATATACAACCGGTGTTAGTACATGGCAGCAGaaaatataatatgaaaaaaagctttaattaaCCTCccctttttttcacattcttacTCTCTCACATCGCTAACAGCTACTAATATTACCATAACCTTCCAACAAATATGCATGGGAATAACAAGTGTAGCTGTTAGGACGTGCAGCTTAAGTACGTTCTAGCATAAATCTACAAACTTTCAACCGAACTGTAACAGCGGCCCTTGCTGAACACAAAGTTGTGAAACACTTACCATTCTGCAAGGCTTTGTGGACATGCAACGGACCTGGAACGTCTCAATATGCCCCAAGCAGTCGGTTGACCTTAATATATATCCTCGctgctcattttcatttgtgtccTGTCAGTACTCTTTTCTTTGCTGTACACTTCTCTTTACTTAATCATAATTAAATACTAGCTTTTTAAACATGGCCAAGTGCGATCAGATCGTATTATTGCTTTCTAGAGGCAACACCCTTTGACTATTTGCTTTTCCTAATTGTTCTAGGTTATGCAATGTAGAAACTTTCTTACAAGTGTGggttttacatttccattcaaTTTTTGGTTGACAGACTATGTACATTGCGATAATTGACTGTGGTGaagaataaaatgtgcatttgacTACTCTAGTCCAATTTTTAGATCCATCTGATCTAGTATCTTATGATACTGAAAATCTTTGTTGAGATCTAAGATACTTGGAACTGTTCAACATGTCCCAGGCAGCGACATCAACGGCATTTTAGCCATTTAAGATTTAAGCTTAAGACGAAGTTTGTAAGACACGAATAAGCACGCTAAAGACAACAAATATCCTGCGGAAAGGACTCCTCACCCTCAAACAAATAGTCCTTTCTGGAAAGAGATAATACGTGCAAATAAGACTGTTACAACCCCAGGTGTCTAGGAATGACTAGGGCGTAATATCAGGTGAGCGATAACAAGGGGCCAACATGAACACATGTACAATACTGAAGTGTTGAAGTGCAAGTTCTGTTTACTGTGCAAATAAGCGCAGATATTCAGGTGACCATTTACCATATTGACAGAATACAAAGCCACCGTTCAGGGGAAAAGTAATATGGTGCCAAAGCAAAGAACTtaagaaaaccaaaacaatCTAACAACTTGGTGCATTAACCATAGCTATGAAACAAAAGGGTCTTTAGCATCTAGGATGCGCTAACTAACCTACTTCATGTACCAAAACTCGAAAGTAAAAGGGGTGGCATCCGCCTCTTCCTCTATGAAttggaggcatggtggcacaacaagtagcgctgctgtttcacagcacctggctggtgtgaaaggacaggggttcaatccccactcagtctatgtgggtttcctccaccagtccaaagacatgctgttcagactccccatagtgtgtgagtgacacagagagtgtgtttcactgatgtatgtatggatgagtgacccattgtaagtagtgtacctagcagtataaggtgtgtgggctgataacactacatagagtttattggaagtcactttagcagatgcttttctccaaataaatgTAGACAGGCAGCTGAAACCTACGTGCTGGATATGTACAGTAGGTCATACGATGTGCTTacctgtctgcttttttttccctccaacaATAAACCAAAGATTTACTTACAATGACTAAAACACACGAAGTAACAGCATCAACAAGCCAAACAGGCACCACGAGATAATAGGAAATGGTGAGGTTTTAAAGATGACAGAGTCTGAAAGTGATTAGTCAAATTGAGGAACTGACAGcaggactgatgatgatggacagggatGCCAAAGAATGATAGACAACAGACCTGTACAGGAagcagaaatacacaaacacagaaaggaatcacaaaacagactgaaaatCTGTACAGGGATGTAACAGACAACAGCAAAAGGGAATATGCTAGTATTGCCATGACAATCCGAACAATTGTgcagtgaaaatgttaaaaggtCTGAGGAGTTTTTTCCCTACAGAAATGGTAGTGTATCATATCCTACCTCAAAGCAAAGACCaagtaaaatcattttaaaggaAAGCATTACTGTTATTGAAAGAGTTTGATTCCTGATATTATCATGACAGGCTGCACTCTGGGTAGGAACATTGGTACCATATCACACCTAGCCACACCCTTAGAAAGAAAGAGAATACATTTCTCTAAGACTATGGCAGTCAATCAatcattgtgtttttccttttcattttgaatagaAAGGCTTGGGAGTGGCACTGGGTTCAGTTGATAGTGCTATAGGAACAGTTTCTCTGTGTGACATATGTGTGAACCTGTGCAGTGATTGACTGACCTTGTGCTTCTCTCAGTTTGCGATCGTGAATCTTGTGTTTATGCAACTCCCCATCTGCACATCTTCTTCCTATGCTCGTGTATTTCCCATAGATATCTCCGTTTCTCCACGTCCCTTGACGAAGTCCCTGATGTGcttatttttagttttgcattttattttaaaaacatcgTCCGCTAGCCATCTCACAAAGATGGAGGGAATTGAGAGACGATTCTTGTTTACAAAtctgcagatattttttttcctgattcaCAAGTCTACTGAATTCTGCCCCTTCTTATAATTTGGTAGCAGATCACTCAGGCACTCTGGCACCATGGCTTGTGGATAAAAGAGGACAAAGTCTGAGTAAGACCTGTTGCAGAGGAGCAAGGAGAGGAAACGATCCTTATCATTCCATTCtgttagatttaaaaatatacagtatcaatatcattttatacaatatataatattttttcaaacacTATATTCTCACTGTCTGTAGCtatcaaattaaaaaagaggAGGTGTGCCATGTAGAAAACAAGTAAGAGGTCCCTTAAGCAACACTCTCAATGGTAGTTGACATATTTAGAACCACACTAGTGATTAAACAAACCTTTGGACCTGCCAACATTCCTTGTCCTCTAgagtttctttacatttattcatttagcagatgcttttctccaaagcaacttccagtgaacactatttAGTGCTATCTGCTCATACCTtatttacccaaggtgacttacactgccttTCCTGTAACACGGCCTTgtcgtggcagaagggcttgcgtgacctagggatctccagagctatatcgtcaggagcagtatgctcctggtagggtctcccatggcgacaagtctggagtgaagatccagactaacacgatccaaaaccctgcatgaaaaaagtaaacaacagtatttaccctgcccagaatagggtcaccaggacctaccgctggagccaggcctgggggtactGTTCctatgcgagcgcctggtggccaggtagCCACATaacctggccaggctcagcccgaaaaggcaacacGGGGGGgaccatgtgggcccaccacccacaaggtccaacatggggttgggtgcaatgtctttcaggcagcaggagggggcagggtggtgcatggcatTATGGCTCCtcgcagcagaaactggctcttggcgcAT harbors:
- the LOC108942657 gene encoding beta-microseminoprotein-like is translated as MAPVFRIALALLALAVACSAQCFLQPLEVKDPKKPPEGCLDSEGKMHKFGSQWVTPNCLDCSCSTEAMSCCTMIPTVVSMPPRCKMLVNEKSCTYKMVMKANLNLPCVLKGNERIALVNKK
- the LOC114911058 gene encoding sphingomyelin synthase-related protein 1, translating into MGTVFLLRCVTMFVTSLSVPGQHLKCSGKMYGDVWAKLQRALAIWSGLGMTLTGVQTCGDYMFSGHTVCLTMLNFFVTEYTPRTWNFVHTLSWVLNLFGIFFILAAHEHYSIDVFIAFYITTRLFLYYHTLANTRAYQQSRRARIWFPMFSFFECNVNGTVPNEYCWPFSRPVFIKKLIG